The following is a genomic window from Caldicellulosiruptor danielii.
AGTTTAGATAGTCTCAAAAACACCATAATAGAAAAAGGTGTTGTTCTTGTAAAAAGGTATGCACTTTTTGTGAACTCAAAAGCTTACATGGTATTTGAAAATCCTCAGATACCACAAAAAGTCTTGCTTAAACTAAAAAGCGTTTATTACAAAAATGAGGCTCAATCTGCAAGATTTTTAGAAAAAGTTGAGATAAAGCCTGTATATGTAAGGCCAAGCGCCTCTGTTGTAACTGAGGACCAGGCTCTGACTAAAATAATGTTTGGAAAAGATGAGGTAATAGAGTATACTATCAAAGAAGGAGATACGCTGTGGGAGTTAGCCAGAAAATACGATATCTCTGTGGATGATATATTTGCATCAAACCCGGGCCTTACTGAAAAGATAATGCCAGGGCAGAAGATAAAACTTTCTAAGATGACACCGCTTATCAACGTTGTGCTTGAAAAAGAAGTGGAGTTTGAGGATATTCTGCCCAAGCAAGTAAAAGTTGTTAAATCTGAAAACTATTATACAACACAGACCATAGTAAAACAGGAAGGAAAAGATGGAAGGGCAAAGATAAAAGCTAAGATTGTGTACATGAACGGTCTCGAGTATGACAGAAAGATACTTTCACAGCAGATTTTGCAAAGACCAGTTGACAGGATTGTAGTTGTTGGGATAAAGAAACCCCCAAGATATTTTGCAACGGGAAGATTTTCGTATCCTGTATGGGGCATGCTTACATCACGGTTTGGCTACAGAGGAAGAGAATTTCATGAAGGGATAGACCTTGCTGTTCCGTGGGGTTCAAACGTGTATGCAGCAGACGGTGGTGTTGTAGAATTTGCCGGGTGGTCAGGCGGTTATGGCAAGCTCATTATTATAAATCACCAGAACGGCTACAAAACTTACTATGGTCATCTTAGCAAATTTTTGGTAAGCCCTGGCCAGAAGGTTGCAAAGGGACAACTCATTGCCAAAAGCGGGTCAACTGGCAGAAGTACAGGTCCTCATCTTCATTTTGAGGTGAGGAAAAACAGCGTGCCACAAAATCCGCTTGTGTATCTGCGGCAATAAAGTATTGCAAGTTTAAAGGCTGGTTGGTACTTCAAAAAAGTAGACAACCAGCCTTCTAATTTTTTACCAATCAATTTCGATTTCATATTCAATTGGGTCTTTCACGCCCACTTTTTTGAAAGCTTCAATTCGCTCTGTGCATGTTCCGCACCTGCCACAGGCTTTTTGACCACCCTTGTAACATGACCATGTCAGGCTAAAGTCTACTCCAAGTTCAAGTCCTCTTCTGAGTATGTCTTCTTTTTTCATATCAACATAAGGTGCTTCAAGCTCAAGACCTGTATAGTCAGCAAGATACAGTGCATTTTTCATTGCCTCAACAAACTCTTTGCGACAGTCAGGGTATATTGGATGGTCACCTGCGTGCGCGCCGTAAAACAGCTTTTTTGCGCCGAGCGATATAGCATATGCTGCAGAAATAGCAAGTAAAACCATGTTCCTGTTTGGCACAACCGTCTGTTTCATGGTGCTATCAGTATAATATCCTTCTGGTACATCCCAAGTCTTAGTTGTGAGTGCAGAGGTAGCCAGTTCTGCAAAAAATGAGATATTCACAATTTTGTGAGGAACGGATAAAAGACTGCATGTCTTTTTTGCAAACTCGAGCTCTTTTGAGTGTTTTTGTCCGTACAAAAAACTTATCGCATATACTTCATAGCCTTGACTTTTGACGTCATAAAGAAGTGTTGTTGAGTCCATACCGCCAGACAAAACTACAACTGCTCTCATTTTTTAAAGCTTTTCACTCCTTTGCTGCTATAACGTCAACTTCTAAAAGAGCACCTGGCAGAAGTTTTGCCTCAACCGTGGTTCTTGCAGGAAAGTTTTTGGTGAAAATTGTAGAGTATACCTCATTGAACTTTGCAAAGTCTTCAAGCGATGTTAAATAAACGTTTACCTTGACAACATCTTCAAACGAAAATCCGGCTTCTTTTAAGATAGCTTCGATGTTCTTAAAAACAAGCTGTGTTTGAGCTTTTATGTCATCTCCTTCTATTTTGCCAGATACAGGGTTGATTGGAAGCTGACCAGACACAAAAAGTATATTTCCAAATAGCACTGCGTGGGAGTACGGGCCTACTGGCTTTGGCGCATCGTTTGAGACAATAAATCTTTTCATTTTCAATATCACTCTCCCTTTTTTAAATCATTCCAGTTTACTGCCGCAGTACGGACAGTACAAAAAGGTTTTAGAAACTCTTTTCTGACAGTTCGGGCAAAAATCTGACCGACCATCTTCATATCCAAAGTCCTGATCAAATCTCCTGAAAAGCTCAACATCGGCCAGAGTTATCGGTACATCCTCTCCTTTTTCTAAATCGCGTGCAAGCTGGGCATTTGTTATAAGATAAACTCGATTGCAACAGCTTGTTTGCAAAAAGTATCGCACATTCCATCTGAAAATTGGTATAAAAAAGAAATGAAAGTAGCTGTACACTTTAAACAGCGTATGTGTACCTCTTTTAGCGCAAAAAGGGCATATGCTGACTTCTATTTGCCGTATAGCCTTTGCATTTTCTTCAACCCCAAATATTCCTATGAAAAACATTTTAAAGATTTCAGCTCCATCAAAAAGAGTCTCATTATATTTTATCATTTCAGATTTTATTTTTGAATATTTGTGATATAATTGTGTTTGCAAAGTCAAAAAAGGTTTTAGAATCTTTGAAAGGAGGCAGAACTATCAAGTGAAGGTAATATTTGCAGGCAAAAACAAAGAAATTGAAGTCAAAGGACCGAAGAGTGCGCAAAGTCTTGCAAAAGATCTTGGGATAAGCTTAGAGGCAAATGTTTTTATTAAAAATGGAGAGATAGTTGCACCAGACGATGTTTTAAACGATGATGATGTAGTTGAGGTAATTTCAGCTGTCTCAGGCGGTTAAGAGTTTGAAAGGAGCTGAAAAGAAAGTTGAAGTGTGTAAGATGCAAGAAAAAAGGTGTGATTTACCTCAAAAGACACAACGCAGCTTTTTGCCAGGAATGTTTCTTGTATTACTACAAAAATCAGGTTAAGAAAAACATAAAAAGGCACAGAATGTTTGACAAAAAGGACAAGGTTTTGGTAGTAATCTCCGGCGGGAAAGACAGTATGGCGCTGTGGCACATACTGGCAAGCGAAGGGTACAACGTCACAGGGATGTATATAAACCTCGGAATTGGTCAGTATTCTGACAAATCACAGCAGGTTGTGGAAAGTTTTGCGCAAAAAAACGGTCTTGAGCTTATTGTAAAGGATATTAAAAAAGAGTATGGGCTTGACATATACAGACTTTCAAAGCTTTTAAAAAGAAGCACATGTTCTGTTTGCGGGTCTATAAAAAGATATCTATTTAACAAGGTGGCATATGACTGTTGGTTTTCTGTGGTTGCAACTGGTCACAACTTGGACGATGAGGCAGCAACCCTTCTTGGCAACGTTCTTTCATGGGAAGAAGGGTATCTTGCAAGACAGTCACCTGTGCTTGATTCTACCCATCCAAAACTTGTAAAAAAGGTAAAGCCGCTTTATACTTTGACTGAAAGAGAAAACTTGTATTATGTTTTGATAAACAAGATTGAATTTTTACACGACGAATGTCCTCATGCTGTAGGTGCAAGGTCGATACTTTATAAAGAGGTTTTAAACAAGCTTGAAGAGGAAAGTCCTGGAACCAAGCAAAGGTTTATTACAAGTTTCCTTGAAAAAGGAAGAAGGCATTTTCAGGATGTATACGCAAATGTTGACTTAAGAGAGTGTAAACTTTGTGGGCAAGTTACGACAACAGAGGTTTGTTCTTTTTGCAGGTTTATTTCAATTTCGAACAGCCAGTCAAAAAGTTAAGGGGGTTGTCTCTCATTGGTATTTTAAAAAGGAATAACCCCCTTATATTTTCCTTTCTCAAGTATAGATAAAAATTTATCAATATCTTGTCTTTTGTTCTTCATTTAATATAGGTCTTATTGTTTTACTTGCCCATTCTAAAAATCTTCTTACGTTTTTCACTATGTTTTCTATATTTTTTCTCTAAATTCAAGTAATCTTTGGACCAGTTCATTTCTATCTTCTCTTACTTGCTCAAGATAGAATATTATCGACAGTAGAATACCTTCTTTTTGATCAAAATAAATTTTTCTATCTAACCCTCATATGTTTATTACCTTAAGATTGGTAG
Proteins encoded in this region:
- a CDS encoding M23 family metallopeptidase is translated as MAKNHTKSKTSATATVLDQKKARFVSKDIKDNELKQNLKEPLMKPKKPLVLADAKKEKRSKRENKSYLYRFFESISSKLKPVIIKKTHFRKNPLKSILEEILRIVIGLRFIGNIRNSKEGMLKLKISATLAFMIFMIFAIHRIPITYQKAYAVLLNGSVVGYVKDKTEAQKLFSNLKEEISNKHRTDEFIFQNKPQLKEIPPGQYKSTSLDSLKNTIIEKGVVLVKRYALFVNSKAYMVFENPQIPQKVLLKLKSVYYKNEAQSARFLEKVEIKPVYVRPSASVVTEDQALTKIMFGKDEVIEYTIKEGDTLWELARKYDISVDDIFASNPGLTEKIMPGQKIKLSKMTPLINVVLEKEVEFEDILPKQVKVVKSENYYTTQTIVKQEGKDGRAKIKAKIVYMNGLEYDRKILSQQILQRPVDRIVVVGIKKPPRYFATGRFSYPVWGMLTSRFGYRGREFHEGIDLAVPWGSNVYAADGGVVEFAGWSGGYGKLIIINHQNGYKTYYGHLSKFLVSPGQKVAKGQLIAKSGSTGRSTGPHLHFEVRKNSVPQNPLVYLRQ
- the queC gene encoding 7-cyano-7-deazaguanine synthase QueC encodes the protein MRAVVVLSGGMDSTTLLYDVKSQGYEVYAISFLYGQKHSKELEFAKKTCSLLSVPHKIVNISFFAELATSALTTKTWDVPEGYYTDSTMKQTVVPNRNMVLLAISAAYAISLGAKKLFYGAHAGDHPIYPDCRKEFVEAMKNALYLADYTGLELEAPYVDMKKEDILRRGLELGVDFSLTWSCYKGGQKACGRCGTCTERIEAFKKVGVKDPIEYEIEIDW
- a CDS encoding RidA family protein, whose product is MKRFIVSNDAPKPVGPYSHAVLFGNILFVSGQLPINPVSGKIEGDDIKAQTQLVFKNIEAILKEAGFSFEDVVKVNVYLTSLEDFAKFNEVYSTIFTKNFPARTTVEAKLLPGALLEVDVIAAKE
- a CDS encoding zinc-ribbon domain-containing protein, yielding MFFIGIFGVEENAKAIRQIEVSICPFCAKRGTHTLFKVYSYFHFFFIPIFRWNVRYFLQTSCCNRVYLITNAQLARDLEKGEDVPITLADVELFRRFDQDFGYEDGRSDFCPNCQKRVSKTFLYCPYCGSKLE
- a CDS encoding MoaD/ThiS family protein: MKVIFAGKNKEIEVKGPKSAQSLAKDLGISLEANVFIKNGEIVAPDDVLNDDDVVEVISAVSGG
- a CDS encoding TIGR00269 family protein — its product is MKCVRCKKKGVIYLKRHNAAFCQECFLYYYKNQVKKNIKRHRMFDKKDKVLVVISGGKDSMALWHILASEGYNVTGMYINLGIGQYSDKSQQVVESFAQKNGLELIVKDIKKEYGLDIYRLSKLLKRSTCSVCGSIKRYLFNKVAYDCWFSVVATGHNLDDEAATLLGNVLSWEEGYLARQSPVLDSTHPKLVKKVKPLYTLTERENLYYVLINKIEFLHDECPHAVGARSILYKEVLNKLEEESPGTKQRFITSFLEKGRRHFQDVYANVDLRECKLCGQVTTTEVCSFCRFISISNSQSKS